The proteins below come from a single Takifugu flavidus isolate HTHZ2018 chromosome 6, ASM371156v2, whole genome shotgun sequence genomic window:
- the znf207b gene encoding BUB3-interacting and GLEBS motif-containing protein ZNF207b isoform X2, which produces MGRKKKKQMKPWCWYCNRDFDDEKILIQHQKAKHFKCHICHKKLYTGPGLAIHCMQVHKETIDSVPNAIPGRTDIELEIYGMEGIPEKDMQDRRRTLEQKSQESQKKKSNQDDSDEEDDDDDEAGPSTQQGASVQAQASYAAPMAQLGIPPVAGAHGMHGGYQGMPPMMPGVPPMMHGMPPGIPPGMMPMGGMMPPMMPGMPGIPPGMPPHMVPRPGMPHMAPAPAAGALPSRPAAPAAQPAVTKPLFPSAAQAQQSTSGAAASNSHSTAASSDPPKATFPAYTQSSVSSSSSTSASNSSSSPVAKPPATVTNKPATLTTTSATSKLIHPDEDISLEEMKAQLPRYQRLIPRPGQAHVAAPPVAAVGGIMPPQQGLPQQQPGMRHPMHGQYGAPPAGMPSYMPGGMPPYGQGPPMVPFQGGTHMGMRPPAMSPAGRY; this is translated from the exons ATGGGgcgaaagaagaagaagcagatgaAGCCATGGTGCTG GTACTGCAATCGAGATTTCGACGATGAAAAGATTCTAATTCAGCATCAGAAGGCAAAGCATTTTAAATGCCACATTTGCCACAAGAAGTTATACACTGGCCCGGGTTTAGCTATTCACTGCATGCAG GTTCACAAAGAGACGATTGACAGTGTTCCAAATGCAATTCCGGGAAGAACAGACATCGAGCTGGAGATCTATGGCATGGAGGGGATTCCAGAGAAGGACATGCAGGACAGGCGGCGAACATTGGAGCAGAAATCTCAAG AGAGtcaaaagaaaaagtcaaatcAGGACGATTCggatgaggaggatgacgacgacgatgaagCGGGCCCATCGACACAGCAGGGCGCGTCCGTCCAGGCCCAGGCGAGCTATGCAGCACCGATGGCCCAACTGGGGATTCCTCCCGTGGCTGGCGCACATGGGATGCACGGAGGATATCAGG GGATGCCTCCGATGATGCCTGGTGTTCCTCCCATGATGCACGGCATGCCTCCTGGAATTCCACCAGG CATGATGCCAATGGGTGGAATGATGCCCCCCATGATGCCAGGAATGCCGGGAATACCCCCTg GAATGCCCCCCCACATGGTTCCAAGACCGGGAATGCCTCACATGGCTCCAGCTCCTGCCGCGGGAGCGTTGCCCAGCCGCCCCGCTGCCCCAGCGGCCCAGCCCGCCGTCACCAAACCGTTGTTTCCCAGTGCAGCGCAG GCCCAGCAGAGcacttcaggagctgctgcttccaACTCCCACAGCACAGCCGCCTCTTCTGACCCTCCCAAAGCAACATTCCCAGCTTATACTCAGTCCtctgtctcttcttcctcttctacTTCTGCTTCTAATTCCTCTAGCAGCCCTGTGGCTAAGCCCCCAGCCACAGTCACCAATAAACCTGCCACCCTCACCACCACGAGTGCAACTAGTAAGTTGATCCACCCTGATGAGGATATCTCACTG GAAGAGATGAAGGCCCAGTTGCCCCGTTACCAACGTCTCATACCCCGGCCGGGTCAGGCCCATGTGGCTGCTCCCCCAGTGGCAGCTGTAGGCGGCATAATGCCCCCACAGCAAGgcctgccacagcagcagcctggcatGAGGCACCCCATGCATG GTCAGTATGGGGCCCCTCCTGCAGGCATGCCGAGCTACATGCCCGGAGGGATGCCTCCCTATGGTCAGGGTCCTCCTATGGTGCCCTTCCAGGGAGGCACTCACATGGGCATGAGGCCGCCCGCCATGTCTCCAGCTGGACGCTActga
- the LOC130526744 gene encoding uncharacterized protein LOC130526744, with translation MAASWALVCLWALVVTQARGDVEFLERREGESVLLPCALDRGDSPPLGVYLKRTWLRPGEVMFMYTRTELSATTEGDQKRIGASGDPSSRAVNVSISQLRVGDTDRYRCEFVVENAASADLHLPGTTDFFLLVTAGHCSCSGTPALLYALSAVVVFLFVLLCLTVVVFQAKSRRSVQVSRQPPIYEEMVGMLGTTGGQGPRAPGETEYKKSFPENHYETPRGRLRKTDQE, from the exons ATGGCGGCCTCCTGGGCCCTGGTGTGTTTATGGGCTTTGGTCGTCACGCAAG CTCGCGGCGACGTTGAGTTCTTGGAGCGGAGGGAGGGCgagtcggtgctgctgccctGCGCGTTGGACCGGGGCGACTCGCCGCCCTTGGGCGTCTACCTGAAGCGGACCTGGCTGCGGCCCGgcgaggtgatgttcatgtacACCCGGACCGAGCTGAGCGCGACCACGGAGGGCGACCAGAAGCGCATCGGCGCCAGCGGAGACCCGAGCAGCCGCGCCGTCAACGTCAGCATCTCCCAGCTGAGGGTCGGCGACACCGACCGCTACCGCTGCGAGTTCGTGGTGGAGAACGCGGCCTCGGCGGACCTCCACCTGCCCGGAACCACCGACTTCTTCCTGCTCGTCACAGCTG GTCACTGCAGCTGCTCCGGGACTCCTGCTCTGCTCTACGCTCTCTCGGCTGTTGTCgtcttcctcttcgtcctcctctgcCTCACAGTTGTGGTTTTTCAA GCCAAGAGTCGCCGCAGCGTCCAAGTGAGCCGCCAGCCCCCCATCTACGAGGAGATGGTCGGCATGCTGGGCACCACGGGGGGGCAGGGCCCCCGGGCCCCCGGGGAGACGGAGTACAAGAAGTCCTTTCCAGAAAACCACTATGAAACCCCCAGGGGGCGCCTCAGGAAGACCGACCAGGAATGA
- the znf207b gene encoding BUB3-interacting and GLEBS motif-containing protein ZNF207b isoform X1 gives MGRKKKKQMKPWCWYCNRDFDDEKILIQHQKAKHFKCHICHKKLYTGPGLAIHCMQVHKETIDSVPNAIPGRTDIELEIYGMEGIPEKDMQDRRRTLEQKSQESQKKKSNQDDSDEEDDDDDEAGPSTQQGASVQAQASYAAPMAQLGIPPVAGAHGMHGGYQGMPPMMPGVPPMMHGMPPGIPPGMMPMGGMMPPMMPGMPGIPPGMPPHMVPRPGMPHMAPAPAAGALPSRPAAPAAQPAVTKPLFPSAAQMGSGVNSSTAAVSSPPADLQSVSSPPPFPNTSQAQQSTSGAAASNSHSTAASSDPPKATFPAYTQSSVSSSSSTSASNSSSSPVAKPPATVTNKPATLTTTSATSKLIHPDEDISLEEMKAQLPRYQRLIPRPGQAHVAAPPVAAVGGIMPPQQGLPQQQPGMRHPMHGQYGAPPAGMPSYMPGGMPPYGQGPPMVPFQGGTHMGMRPPAMSPAGRY, from the exons ATGGGgcgaaagaagaagaagcagatgaAGCCATGGTGCTG GTACTGCAATCGAGATTTCGACGATGAAAAGATTCTAATTCAGCATCAGAAGGCAAAGCATTTTAAATGCCACATTTGCCACAAGAAGTTATACACTGGCCCGGGTTTAGCTATTCACTGCATGCAG GTTCACAAAGAGACGATTGACAGTGTTCCAAATGCAATTCCGGGAAGAACAGACATCGAGCTGGAGATCTATGGCATGGAGGGGATTCCAGAGAAGGACATGCAGGACAGGCGGCGAACATTGGAGCAGAAATCTCAAG AGAGtcaaaagaaaaagtcaaatcAGGACGATTCggatgaggaggatgacgacgacgatgaagCGGGCCCATCGACACAGCAGGGCGCGTCCGTCCAGGCCCAGGCGAGCTATGCAGCACCGATGGCCCAACTGGGGATTCCTCCCGTGGCTGGCGCACATGGGATGCACGGAGGATATCAGG GGATGCCTCCGATGATGCCTGGTGTTCCTCCCATGATGCACGGCATGCCTCCTGGAATTCCACCAGG CATGATGCCAATGGGTGGAATGATGCCCCCCATGATGCCAGGAATGCCGGGAATACCCCCTg GAATGCCCCCCCACATGGTTCCAAGACCGGGAATGCCTCACATGGCTCCAGCTCCTGCCGCGGGAGCGTTGCCCAGCCGCCCCGCTGCCCCAGCGGCCCAGCCCGCCGTCACCAAACCGTTGTTTCCCAGTGCAGCGCAG ATGGGCTCTGGTGTTaatagcagcacagcagccgtTTCTTCTCCACCTGCAGACCTTCAGTCTGTCTCCTCCCCGCCTCCCTTTCCTAACACGTCACAA GCCCAGCAGAGcacttcaggagctgctgcttccaACTCCCACAGCACAGCCGCCTCTTCTGACCCTCCCAAAGCAACATTCCCAGCTTATACTCAGTCCtctgtctcttcttcctcttctacTTCTGCTTCTAATTCCTCTAGCAGCCCTGTGGCTAAGCCCCCAGCCACAGTCACCAATAAACCTGCCACCCTCACCACCACGAGTGCAACTAGTAAGTTGATCCACCCTGATGAGGATATCTCACTG GAAGAGATGAAGGCCCAGTTGCCCCGTTACCAACGTCTCATACCCCGGCCGGGTCAGGCCCATGTGGCTGCTCCCCCAGTGGCAGCTGTAGGCGGCATAATGCCCCCACAGCAAGgcctgccacagcagcagcctggcatGAGGCACCCCATGCATG GTCAGTATGGGGCCCCTCCTGCAGGCATGCCGAGCTACATGCCCGGAGGGATGCCTCCCTATGGTCAGGGTCCTCCTATGGTGCCCTTCCAGGGAGGCACTCACATGGGCATGAGGCCGCCCGCCATGTCTCCAGCTGGACGCTActga